From Coffea eugenioides isolate CCC68of unplaced genomic scaffold, Ceug_1.0 ScVebR1_1470;HRSCAF=2323, whole genome shotgun sequence:
TGTCCGaaaatgtgtttggattgcatggaaattttgagattgtatggagggcattttagtcttttcacatcTCTTCCTAATATCCACTTGAGTTCCTTAATTCTAACTTAACTCCAAAATTTATCCCGAATATAAATTAAGTTCCTAATAATACactaatcttgcaaggcttCAATTATCATAATTTTATgtcttaagtatgtttagtatactTGTGTCATTTTTATCTATAATTTGTTGATTGCATCTTAATACTAAGGTTTCTATTAACctttaacattattaacgattaaagtTTAGCTATCGGAATTTAAAGAAATTAATTGTTAAATCAATGGAATAATTTACCTTCGAAGTATTAATTTTAGCATAACAAGACCAAGTAGTTTATTAGTTTAGCGGAAGtgtattatttttcacttaaaattatGGTCACGCACTTATTTGCGAgcaaatagataaataaaaaaaaatggtgctaatatttattaaagaattagaaatgcaaataaaatatgaaataatCTTTGcatatattttcagggttctcactatataaatatataatgaATGTTAGCTGCTGAATCACTAAAATTTGGTTTCAACAAATGCTATTCAGTTCTAAATTTTTGTCAACGATGATTTTCAAAAGCCCATCATTCTCCCGGACCTCCTACTGCTAATGATCAATGAAACTGCCCTCCATGTAACGCACCAAAACGATGAACAGAGATCTCTTTTTTCCTCAAAAGAAGTAAAAGGATAATATCGTAGGAGGCTAACATACCCTGATATGTTTTGGTCATTTATCTTTGtcattttttcttgttttgccaAAATGAGGATATATTCGTCCTGTAATATctcttcttctatttttttttttccacttcCATTGCCTTTCTGCATATGGATTCTCTGCCAGTGAAAAATGAAAGCCCCCCATGAATTTGACTACTTCTGCATCAAGATAGTTAGTAACGTATAGTACCAACAAATTTTGACCCATCAATCCAAAAAGGGGAGATGTATAAAGACAAActaagataaaaaataaaaataaaaaaacactCAAAGTAGCTGCAACAATCTCCTAAAAGGATCGTCGTGAATTTAAACCCCAACAACTAACTGGTTAAGTGTTTTTTTGTCATTTCTCCAAGATATAAAGTTGTCGACTTGCTTGCCCAGAATTTCTCGATTATTAATTTTGTTTCAgatttaaaccaaaaaaaaaaagaaaaagaaagagcaaGTTGAGCGCCAGGTAAAGGTTCGGCAGGGTTTCCATTTAAGGATTACAGATTCTTCACAGGGCACTGCTATTGCACAAATAGCAGAACTTTCTCCCGgggttttttttggggggggggggggggggggagcgAGGGGGTGAATTTTCTGAACAAAAATTTTCTAAGCTCACTTTATCAATTGCCATATTCGATTATTAATACAAGAATTGAAGTTCCTTCAACTTTCTACAAGTATAGTAAAAATAATCAATAATAAGATTAGGCTGCTCATCCATCATCAAGGATTTCTTTATGCACATGCATGCATGATGCGCTGCAGTACTTGTAATTATACCTGTGAAAGGGAACAATCCCAGCCAGTGAAACATGACAGCATGAACACAGACTGTCAGAAGTTTCTGTAACTTTTATTTGTGAACTAGAAGCCACTGATCCTGTGCCTTGAGGTCTGAGGGCTGCAGCTGCTGCTATTCTTCTCTCAGCAGCAGCAGCTCTCTTTTCCCTTTCTGCATCTTGAGCCCTTTTAAGACACTCCTGCTCAAAATACGGGTAGGATATCAGAAGGGTAGTAGTCTGGACTTGGGAAGAAAAGATGTGAACAACGGGAAATATAGACACAGGCTGGCCCCATCTTGCACTAACATTAAAAAACATAAACATAACATTATGGCTTATGAAACTTCAAGCTGATTAATTTGTAGTTCTCTTTTCCACTTCTATTTTTGTTTCGTAGAAAAGAAaactagtttttattttattttactttgtGTTATTGGGGATGGAGGGTGTTGGAGGTTATTTGTAAAGGAGGCAGAGAATAACCTCTTTAGACAAACTACTAGATTCAAACTGTCCTTTGAAACTGGAAATTGGAACGGATCCATGATTCTGCAACATGGGAGAAGCATTTTGGGATTGAGCAGCTTCAGCCTGTGCATTTTAGTCACAATAGTTACACATTGACAATAACACAAACTTTATAACCAAAGACTGGTGACATTCCTCGGGAATAACAAAGAATGTCAAAGAACAGCTTATAACAAATATATGACATATCAGAAAAGATTGACTGAACCTCATAAACAAAAGTCTAGGTCAGAGTCTCACAGGTAATAAAGAGAGAATAAATTATCTTAGTCTAAGATTTGAACTGAAAAATTTATAGAAAGATCAATTCAGCAAGCACAATTTGTTCCACAAAGAAGAGGTCAATCTTCCATTCTGCAAACTAAATGCTATTAATGATATCAAGAAATTATCAGTGtcaccaaaaagaaaaatagacgAACCTGAGCCTTCTTTTCTCTTGCTTTACGTAATTTCTTCAACTCTTTTGCCCTTGCTTTTCTCTTAGCATCTTTTTCAGCCTGTGCAGAATGTCAGAGAAATTTGAGTTATAACTTTTTCTGGACATGATACTCTTGCAAGTCTCTGCTAGCATCTCTGACACCAAAGGTCGTGTCACTACTCTAATCTAATAAAAGTAAAAGAGGCAAAGCAGCATCATCTGCAGCTAGACTGGCGTGTATCAAATTTCAGGAGTAGCAATTTGCAGGAAATAGGGAATCTACAGGAAGACGCTCCAGTGTTATTAGATCAATCAAACACCATTTTGCTTCAGGGAGCGTGACCTCTCAATAAATTATTCAGCAATTTTGACCAAAAGTTACTCACTTAAGCCAGAATTTCAAACCTTTACAACTTGACACTGTTGAAACAAAAAGTTTAAGTACGAACATGATAATGGAAAATCACATCACCTGCTTAATAGCTTGAGATTCCTCCATCTCTTTAGTCAATGCACTAGGAACTTTAGCAACATACCAATCCCATTTATCACGGTTCAATGCCATGAACCGTCTAAAAGTATTCCTGACTTCCTTTTCAGTAGCAAGCATATAGGGAGTACGACCTAGCTCATCTTTAATACAAGGATCCAAACCCTGTTCTAGAAGTTCCAAGACTTCTTGAGAATTCCCAGTCTTGGCTGCTTCGTGCAAAGGTGTGGATGCACAAACAATCTCACTCTCACTTTCAGGACTGCTTGATACATGCACATTTTCAAGTTTGTTGATAACCCCACAAATATCAGTAATTGCTTGATTATCCAAATTCTCTCCTGTGTCCATCTTCATAGACTCCACCTGGCCATCACTTGCAAGACTATCAGGTAGATATGCTTCCTTCCTTGTATTTGTTGGAGTAGACGACTTAATTTGCTCATCATTTTCAGAGGAAACCTGTGTCAACAAATTATATATCCTTCGAGCTTCTTTTAATGTAGGTCTCCGCACAGTCAAAGGAATATTTCGAATCACATGATGCTGGCAGTTGAAATTTGGTCTTTCCCCATCAAAAAATAGTTGATAGTTGCTAGAAGGAGCATAAAGGAAAACGCAAGATGAAACAGAGAAATAAGGCTTCCAGGCTGCTAGTAATTCTTGAATTTCCTGGACATCATATGAATAAGAGAATTAAAATTCACTACCGTTGTATTCTAAGGTAAAAACACAGAAAACATTGGACAAGTGAACTGGGTACAGATCAGAACAGTGGGCCAGCAAACTGTGTATAGAATAGCACATGACATCTTACTCATCTTAAAATTCAACCATCTATACCTTTTTTAGTGCAAGCTCATTATACCGGCGAAGTGAAGCTCCAGCAGAATGGACAGTCTTGCCACTTGCATCTTTTGATGACTGCCGTTTACCAGACTTGGCACGCACTACATATCTTCATAAAATAGCCAAGTTAGATGGAACTTCATTCATAAGTCTACACGGAAATCATCAACTATCAATTGACAAAGTTATACTGAATACTATATAAGTAGCCTCCATCCAGAATAGAGCTGTTAAGCAACCACAGTCGTTGATTTtgtcaaaacaaaaaaagtacCATTAGCTAGCATTTCTAAGAGAAAAAATTATTTAGGCATTGAGTGTTCAATAAGTCTATAAAATCCAATCACATAAATTTTATGATATTGGCAAATGGGTGTCTACTCATCACTTTTATTTTTGTCACTTATCGAGCACATGAAAAGCTGTTTTGCAGACTTAACTAGTAAAACATGAATATGGTATTTTGTCCTATTTATTGTTAAAAGCAATAGCTAGATTTCTTTTCCAATACCATTTCAGACAATTAAGATAATTGCATCACATCTCTTTTCATTCATTTCCATGTTAACACACACCTCTTCTGTTTTCATGTATACTTGGAAGTATAGCTAGCAGTAATTTTGAAACGTGATGAGCAAAGTTAAATTCAGAAAGAGCTGGAGTTTATTAAAAGCTTCTAACCTGTGAAAAGTTTTATGAGCAACAATGGAGTTCCCATCAAAGACACAGCCAGCAAAATGCCCACCCCTTGCAAGTAACATCACTCTTAATCGGGTAGCATCCCTGGGCTCATGGATGACATATTTTAGTTTTTCAGTCACCTCCTTCTCTGTCAAGAAACATTCACCAAAGTCTGCAGCAATAGATTTGTCAATCTCAAACACAATATTCTCAGACTCGTTCAATAGCAAACATTTCCAAAATGACACTCTCTCTCCATTCTGCAATTGTAAAAACAACTTATGCTTGAGAACTCCCCCCAATCTACCATGCAAACCCATATTACGACCAGTTTCTGGCTCATCTTCTTCTGATGATCCTGAAATACTTGAAACGTCATAATCCTTGCATAAACTGTCAGAAGTTGTTTCATTGAAATCTTCCTCCTTCACAGTGCCTTTTCCAGCAATACTTAACTTTATCTGACACCAACAGCTCAGAAGTAAGGTGACTGTCCACGAAATTATAAGTTACAAATTCAAGAATGAGAGCAAAGCAAGTTgctttattttatctgatatcATCAGCAATATACAAAACAGAATGAGGAGCATTTCTAGAACATGCACCAAAAAAAGACATAGCATAAGAACTAAACTATAGAAGAATCCCAACCAcacgttaaaaaaaaaaaaaaaaaagagtcacggcATGTCTTTGACCATATTATTAACTCCACAAAAGAACAACTTTGCAGCGATTACGTCTTTAGGTCCAGTTAGCAAATAATTCAATAGCTACATCTTTCATTGCATCATCATACAAGGAAAAAAAGATGATATcagaatttttattttcttgtctgaATGGAGAAAGACCTCAATTGTAAACATTAAAAACACCCTTCTCTCAAGGTCTCGATCTCAGGATCAACTTCTCTAAAATTTGACACTATTGCCATCTAGGATGTAAAAGTGAGAGCGTGTCACACTACAGTAAACTGCAAGCGAATGATGCCACCAAGGGCTGGCCTACTTATATTGATTCAAAACTTATTTAAACTAACCCCAAACCTATAATCATACGCCACCAAACCCCCCAAGCAGGAAACTTTTGCACCCAAGCCATGCCACACCACACCAGGATCCACCCACCACAGCTCTAGAATGACTACGATGACTCCAAGTGAGAAATATGCCATCAACCCCAGAATGGGTCAGGACGAGTTCCTAATATCAACTGGACTTAGTATTAACTAATGGTTGACAGTAATTTAGAACAGAACAATCCACATTAATCATAAATAGATTAAATTACAGGAACCAATAAAATAGAATATAACAAGAGGTAATACCGAAATAGTATCTTATGAAAGAAAATACCCAATTTTGT
This genomic window contains:
- the LOC113755409 gene encoding ankyrin repeat and zinc finger domain-containing protein 1-like — protein: MATEAPSSTSSTGKANNPYQQKNQHRQDEKSHRSIFELPADFFDSCRFLQSPSSSIIVPADDAAHDGFSRNQEDECLESNISENTNAIGGRGSMERWSCNTCKAEFESLQDQRSHFKSDIHRLNIKLSIAGKGTVKEEDFNETTSDSLCKDYDVSSISGSSEEDEPETGRNMGLHGRLGGVLKHKLFLQLQNGERVSFWKCLLLNESENIVFEIDKSIAADFGECFLTEKEVTEKLKYVIHEPRDATRLRVMLLARGGHFAGCVFDGNSIVAHKTFHRYVVRAKSGKRQSSKDASGKTVHSAGASLRRYNELALKKEIQELLAAWKPYFSVSSCVFLYAPSSNYQLFFDGERPNFNCQHHVIRNIPLTVRRPTLKEARRIYNLLTQVSSENDEQIKSSTPTNTRKEAYLPDSLASDGQVESMKMDTGENLDNQAITDICGVINKLENVHVSSSPESESEIVCASTPLHEAAKTGNSQEVLELLEQGLDPCIKDELGRTPYMLATEKEVRNTFRRFMALNRDKWDWYVAKVPSALTKEMEESQAIKQAEKDAKRKARAKELKKLRKAREKKAQAEAAQSQNASPMLQNHGSVPISSFKGQFESSSLSKEECLKRAQDAEREKRAAAAERRIAAAAALRPQGTGSVASSSQIKVTETSDSLCSCCHVSLAGIVPFHRYNYKYCSASCMHVHKEILDDG